Proteins from a single region of Symphalangus syndactylus isolate Jambi chromosome 12, NHGRI_mSymSyn1-v2.1_pri, whole genome shotgun sequence:
- the SYPL2 gene encoding synaptophysin-like protein 2 isoform X2 encodes MPLCDEESSSKTMHLMGDFSAPAEFFVTLGIFSFFYTMAALVIYLRFHNLYTENKRFPLVDFCVTVSFTFFWLVAAAAWGKGLTDVKGATRPSSLTAAMSVCHGEEAVCSAGATPSMGLANISVLFGFINFFLWAGNCWFVFKETPWHGQGQSQDQDQDQDQDQGQGPSQESAAEQGAVEKQ; translated from the exons ATGCCCCTCTGCGACGAAGAGTCCAGCTCCAAGACCATGCACCTCATGGGGGACTTCTCTGCACCCGCCGAGTTCTTTGTGACCCTTGGCATCTTTTCCTTCTTCTATACCATGGCTGCACTAGTTATCTACCTGCGCTTCCACAACCTCTACACAGAGAACAAACGCTTCCCACTGGTG GACTTCTGTGTGACTGTCTCCTTCACCTTCTTCTGGCTGGTAGCTGCAGCTGCCTGGGGCAAGGGCCTGACCGATGTCAAGGGGGCCACACGACCATCCAGCTTGACAGCAGCCATGTCCGTGTGCCATGGAGAGGAAGCAGTGTGCAGTGCCGGGGCCACGCCCTCCATGGGCCTGGCCAACATCTCCGTG CTCTTTGGCTTTATCAACTTCTTCCTGTGGGCCGGGAACTGTTGGTTTGTGTTCAAGGAGACCCCGTGGCATGGACAGGGCCAGAGCCAGGACCAGGACCAGGACCAGGACCAGGACCAGGGCCAGGGTCCCAGCCAGGAGAGTGCAGCTGAGCAGGGAGCAGTGGAGAAGCAGTAA
- the SYPL2 gene encoding synaptophysin-like protein 2 isoform X3 — protein sequence MSSTESAGRTADKSPRQQVDRLLVGLRWRRLEEPLGFIKVLQWLFAIFAFGSCGSYSGETGAMVRCNNEAKDVSSIIVAFGYPFRLHRIQYEMPLCDEESSSKTMHLMGDFSAPAEFFVTLGIFSFFYTMAALVIYLRFHNLYTENKRFPLVLFGFINFFLWAGNCWFVFKETPWHGQGQSQDQDQDQDQDQGQGPSQESAAEQGAVEKQ from the exons ATGTCCTCGACCGAGAGCGCCGGCCGCACGGCGGACAAGTCGCCGCGCCAGCAG GTGGACCGCCTACTCGTGGGGCTGCGCTGGCGGCGGCTGGAGGAGCCGCTGGGCTTCATCAAAGTTCTCCAGTGG CTCTTTGCTATTTTCGCCTTCGGGTCCTGTGGCTCCTACAGCGGGGAGACAGGAGCAATGGTTCGCTGCAACAACGAAGCCAAGGACGTGAGCTCCATCATCGTTGCATTTGGCTATCCCTTCAG gTTGCACCGGATCCAATATGAGATGCCCCTCTGCGACGAAGAGTCCAGCTCCAAGACCATGCACCTCATGGGGGACTTCTCTGCACCCGCCGAGTTCTTTGTGACCCTTGGCATCTTTTCCTTCTTCTATACCATGGCTGCACTAGTTATCTACCTGCGCTTCCACAACCTCTACACAGAGAACAAACGCTTCCCACTGGTG CTCTTTGGCTTTATCAACTTCTTCCTGTGGGCCGGGAACTGTTGGTTTGTGTTCAAGGAGACCCCGTGGCATGGACAGGGCCAGAGCCAGGACCAGGACCAGGACCAGGACCAGGACCAGGGCCAGGGTCCCAGCCAGGAGAGTGCAGCTGAGCAGGGAGCAGTGGAGAAGCAGTAA
- the SYPL2 gene encoding synaptophysin-like protein 2 isoform X1, translated as MSSTESAGRTADKSPRQQVDRLLVGLRWRRLEEPLGFIKVLQWLFAIFAFGSCGSYSGETGAMVRCNNEAKDVSSIIVAFGYPFRLHRIQYEMPLCDEESSSKTMHLMGDFSAPAEFFVTLGIFSFFYTMAALVIYLRFHNLYTENKRFPLVDFCVTVSFTFFWLVAAAAWGKGLTDVKGATRPSSLTAAMSVCHGEEAVCSAGATPSMGLANISVLFGFINFFLWAGNCWFVFKETPWHGQGQSQDQDQDQDQDQGQGPSQESAAEQGAVEKQ; from the exons ATGTCCTCGACCGAGAGCGCCGGCCGCACGGCGGACAAGTCGCCGCGCCAGCAG GTGGACCGCCTACTCGTGGGGCTGCGCTGGCGGCGGCTGGAGGAGCCGCTGGGCTTCATCAAAGTTCTCCAGTGG CTCTTTGCTATTTTCGCCTTCGGGTCCTGTGGCTCCTACAGCGGGGAGACAGGAGCAATGGTTCGCTGCAACAACGAAGCCAAGGACGTGAGCTCCATCATCGTTGCATTTGGCTATCCCTTCAG gTTGCACCGGATCCAATATGAGATGCCCCTCTGCGACGAAGAGTCCAGCTCCAAGACCATGCACCTCATGGGGGACTTCTCTGCACCCGCCGAGTTCTTTGTGACCCTTGGCATCTTTTCCTTCTTCTATACCATGGCTGCACTAGTTATCTACCTGCGCTTCCACAACCTCTACACAGAGAACAAACGCTTCCCACTGGTG GACTTCTGTGTGACTGTCTCCTTCACCTTCTTCTGGCTGGTAGCTGCAGCTGCCTGGGGCAAGGGCCTGACCGATGTCAAGGGGGCCACACGACCATCCAGCTTGACAGCAGCCATGTCCGTGTGCCATGGAGAGGAAGCAGTGTGCAGTGCCGGGGCCACGCCCTCCATGGGCCTGGCCAACATCTCCGTG CTCTTTGGCTTTATCAACTTCTTCCTGTGGGCCGGGAACTGTTGGTTTGTGTTCAAGGAGACCCCGTGGCATGGACAGGGCCAGAGCCAGGACCAGGACCAGGACCAGGACCAGGACCAGGGCCAGGGTCCCAGCCAGGAGAGTGCAGCTGAGCAGGGAGCAGTGGAGAAGCAGTAA